In Myxococcus stipitatus, the following are encoded in one genomic region:
- a CDS encoding HEAT repeat domain-containing protein, translated as MRKSGKWMNVGGKPFSKVLRVGLPFLLVSMLGLWWGASRSAAVAPSETSRSPQAAPAVAGLSTQLQGVSPSPLTGTRAWVPGALYRYALNADQKISFRPTQPGAQALPGMRFILRGEWTMGIVSAEAERVDARVSLQLSSLTVEVGDSGPVAPDVQQNLATALQLPFFLTHDNSGRVTLTHFEQAADPLVRGILRSIVASSQFVVVGAPGATWTAEEFDTTGRYSAGYLRLEPGRFEKRKLSYSHVAFPQGLEPLSGQVRINVSTRSTFALAQDLWTSSLDAQERVEVEAGQTMPPTTYESSLSLSLLERRVDPTLIGAFVARRAWLSSAAMSAFQGMEQDPMDQYRQVLGGKDFDTLIKELRALPEEPTARDEARSIVLEQLRALFMLHPSEAAKVPDIIRAGMAPLAASPMLGALSAASTREAIQALAEVTGDGAIPHDIRMDSVAALGVAKDPTVEGLEALRGVAGEEDGMLRDTARLALGNAAAQLTDTDPKGAENLVSELTRDYRSASTAEAQVGALNSLGNTRSPSALATLEDALQSQDPRVRQAALNALRIIQDPRADQLLANHLLKDPAPEVRQAAVFASNFRPLAPLLPALAQALRMDPADGVRNEVIHLLGDQRALVPEALPLLAWASQHDANPDLRQAAAVFVNTPTTRSSTPRASP; from the coding sequence ATGCGGAAGTCGGGGAAGTGGATGAACGTGGGCGGCAAGCCCTTCAGCAAGGTCCTCAGGGTGGGGCTCCCCTTCCTCCTCGTGAGCATGCTGGGGCTCTGGTGGGGGGCATCCCGGTCCGCCGCGGTGGCCCCCTCGGAGACGTCGCGGTCCCCCCAGGCCGCTCCCGCGGTGGCGGGCCTGTCGACGCAGCTCCAGGGCGTGTCTCCCAGCCCCTTGACGGGGACGCGGGCGTGGGTCCCCGGGGCGCTCTACCGCTACGCCCTGAACGCGGATCAGAAGATCTCCTTCCGCCCCACCCAGCCTGGCGCGCAGGCGCTGCCGGGCATGAGGTTCATCCTCCGGGGCGAGTGGACCATGGGGATCGTCTCCGCGGAGGCCGAGCGCGTCGACGCGCGGGTGAGCCTGCAGCTCTCCTCGCTGACGGTGGAGGTCGGCGACAGTGGCCCTGTCGCCCCCGACGTCCAGCAAAACCTTGCCACGGCGTTGCAGCTCCCCTTCTTCCTCACGCACGACAATAGCGGTCGGGTGACGCTCACGCACTTCGAGCAGGCCGCCGACCCGCTCGTGCGAGGCATCCTCCGGTCCATCGTGGCGAGCTCCCAGTTCGTCGTGGTCGGAGCGCCGGGCGCCACCTGGACGGCGGAGGAGTTTGACACCACGGGGCGGTACAGCGCCGGGTACCTGCGCCTGGAACCGGGCCGCTTCGAGAAGCGCAAGCTGTCCTACTCCCACGTGGCTTTCCCTCAGGGGCTCGAGCCGCTGAGCGGGCAGGTCCGCATCAACGTGAGCACCCGAAGCACCTTCGCGCTGGCGCAGGATCTCTGGACGAGCTCGCTCGATGCCCAGGAGCGGGTGGAGGTGGAGGCGGGCCAGACCATGCCCCCCACCACCTATGAGTCCTCGCTGAGCCTGAGCCTGCTGGAGCGCCGCGTGGACCCGACGTTGATTGGCGCATTCGTGGCGCGCCGGGCCTGGCTGAGCTCCGCCGCCATGTCCGCCTTCCAGGGCATGGAGCAGGACCCGATGGACCAGTACCGCCAGGTGCTGGGCGGCAAGGACTTCGACACGCTGATTAAAGAGCTGCGCGCGCTCCCCGAGGAGCCCACGGCTCGTGACGAGGCGCGCTCCATTGTGCTGGAGCAACTGCGCGCGCTCTTCATGCTCCACCCCTCCGAGGCCGCGAAGGTCCCCGACATCATCCGCGCGGGCATGGCTCCGCTCGCGGCCAGCCCCATGCTCGGCGCGCTCTCCGCGGCCAGCACCCGCGAGGCCATTCAGGCCCTGGCGGAGGTCACGGGTGATGGCGCCATCCCCCATGACATCCGCATGGACTCGGTGGCCGCGCTCGGCGTGGCGAAGGATCCCACGGTGGAGGGCCTCGAGGCCCTTCGCGGCGTGGCGGGCGAAGAGGACGGGATGCTGCGCGACACGGCCAGGCTGGCGCTCGGCAACGCCGCGGCCCAGCTGACCGACACCGACCCCAAGGGCGCGGAGAACCTGGTCAGCGAGCTCACCCGTGACTATCGCTCCGCCTCCACCGCGGAGGCGCAGGTGGGGGCGCTCAACAGCCTGGGCAACACCCGCTCCCCGAGCGCGCTCGCCACGCTGGAGGACGCGCTCCAGTCGCAGGATCCCCGGGTGCGTCAGGCCGCGCTCAATGCGCTGCGCATCATCCAGGATCCTCGCGCTGACCAGCTCCTCGCCAATCACCTGCTCAAGGATCCGGCCCCGGAGGTCCGCCAGGCCGCCGTCTTCGCCAGCAACTTCCGGCCCCTGGCGCCCCTGCTGCCCGCCTTGGCGCAGGCGCTGCGCATGGACCCCGCGGACGGGGTGAGGAACGAGGTGATTCACCTGCTCGGAGATCAGCGGGCCCTGGTGCCTGAAGCACTGCCCTTGTTGGCCTGGGCCAGCCAACACGACGCGAACCCGGACCTCCGGCAGGCGGCCGCGGTCTTCGTCAACACGCCCACGACGCGCAGCTCCACTCCGCGCGCCTCTCCGTAA
- a CDS encoding sigma 54-interacting transcriptional regulator produces the protein MSTTPDPEVLLPMLRRKLVILSGSDAGRSFSLQVRSYRLGTDPACDIVLNDRTVSRQHLSLEVREDRVLARDLGSRNGSFCERMRFRELELRMGAIVRLGATELKVVPTEVREHIIPLSSDTRFGGLVGGSRRMREVFTLLQRLASGDADVLIQGETGTGKELCAAGIHAASPRSRGPFSIVDVAGITPSLVESELFGHMKGAFTGAHSERPGAFEQADGGTVFLDEVGELPLEFQPRLLRVLEGRQVKRVGANEYRTVNVRVVAATHRDLEADVKEGRFREDLFHRLAVLRVTLPPLRERPEDIPLLVDTMLERLGRPPSALSEQTRALLEQYPWPGNVRELRNVVQRVVNLGEQALPEVSASERARFTSAELEMPFKEAKERLIDGFERDYLKNLLERCGGNISRASREAGLARLYVRKLLKKYGLHASKDAE, from the coding sequence ATGAGCACGACCCCCGATCCGGAGGTCCTGCTGCCCATGCTTCGAAGGAAGCTCGTCATCCTGTCGGGGAGCGACGCGGGCCGCAGCTTCTCGCTCCAGGTCCGGAGCTACCGGCTGGGGACGGATCCGGCGTGTGACATCGTCCTGAACGACCGGACCGTCTCCCGGCAGCACTTGTCTCTGGAGGTGAGAGAGGATCGGGTGCTGGCGCGGGACCTGGGGTCTCGCAACGGCTCGTTCTGCGAGCGCATGCGCTTCCGGGAGCTGGAGCTGCGCATGGGCGCCATCGTCAGGCTGGGCGCCACCGAGCTGAAGGTCGTCCCCACGGAGGTGCGCGAGCACATCATCCCGCTCTCGTCGGACACCCGGTTCGGGGGGCTGGTGGGGGGCAGCCGGAGGATGCGCGAGGTCTTCACGCTGCTGCAGCGGCTGGCGTCGGGGGACGCGGACGTCCTCATCCAAGGCGAGACGGGGACGGGCAAGGAGCTGTGCGCGGCGGGCATCCACGCGGCCAGCCCGCGCAGCCGGGGGCCGTTCAGCATCGTGGATGTCGCGGGCATCACCCCCTCGCTGGTGGAGTCCGAGCTCTTCGGCCACATGAAGGGCGCGTTCACCGGAGCCCACTCGGAGCGGCCTGGGGCCTTCGAGCAGGCGGATGGAGGCACCGTCTTCCTGGACGAGGTGGGAGAGCTGCCGCTGGAGTTCCAGCCGCGCCTGCTGCGAGTGCTGGAGGGGCGCCAGGTGAAGCGGGTGGGCGCCAACGAGTACCGCACCGTGAACGTGCGGGTGGTGGCGGCGACGCACAGGGACCTGGAGGCGGACGTCAAGGAGGGCCGGTTCCGCGAGGATCTGTTCCACCGGCTCGCGGTGCTGCGGGTGACGCTGCCGCCGCTGCGCGAGCGCCCCGAGGACATCCCGCTGCTGGTGGACACGATGCTGGAGCGGCTGGGCCGGCCGCCCAGCGCGCTGTCCGAGCAGACGCGGGCCTTGCTGGAGCAGTACCCGTGGCCCGGCAACGTGCGCGAGCTGCGCAACGTGGTCCAGCGCGTGGTGAACCTGGGAGAGCAGGCGCTGCCGGAGGTGTCTGCCTCGGAGCGGGCGCGCTTCACCAGCGCCGAGCTGGAGATGCCCTTCAAGGAGGCCAAGGAGCGCCTCATCGATGGCTTCGAGCGCGACTATCTCAAGAACCTGCTGGAGCGCTGCGGGGGCAACATCTCACGGGCCTCACGTGAAGCGGGCCTCGCGCGGCTCTATGTGCGCAAGCTGCTCAAGAAGTACGGACTGCACGCAAGCAAGGATGCGGAGTGA
- a CDS encoding RCC1 repeat-containing protein, with protein MKNWNVLWMSTLALVVACGVPSSEDVSVPEATLATQESALCVGVSFDSLEMEGVSSFAGELAGAGSWVVGNGANAVYLEYSLDGVDHGFDERIGEQGEWFFSEAAPGLGCGVHSFVVKASPMIIDSNGNRAKCGISREVHRNFVQFCPSVNPGGYHTLEVKSDGNVWAWGYNYYGQLGNGQRTQRNAPTRVRGLSHVVSVSAGAEHSAAVTEDGSVWTWGSNSYGQLGDGTTTMRTVPVQVPELSDVVAVAAAGSRTVALKADGTVWTWGINSSGELGNGTTTHSLLPIQVPNLSGVTSIAAGLWHTLAAKKDGSAWSWGSNAYGQLGDGTTLNRLRPVLVASLSGVRALSGGVVHTVALKWDGTAWSWGYNSAGQLGNGTTTNSSIPVQVAGLTQAVEIDAGGYHTLAKRQDGTLYAWGDNFYGALGTGNTTSSSVPVQVPLTGVRMFGAGYYSSVAERKKLIVTQVNTLFAWGYNTNGELGDGTTTQRSSPVAVVVSGIVKTAGGGAHSVALGSGGAVWTWGSNTYGQLGNGTTTQVVTPTQLPGMSGVIDVAAGVNHTVALSAEGTVAAWGSNAYGQLGNGTNANQLTPQSVLELDGVTAISAGSTHTVALKADGTVWAWGSNLYGQLGDGTFTHRSSPVQVPSLENVVSIAAGHFHTVAVKADGTLWVWGYGPLGQLGLGTTTNQAVPVQVSGLGHALAIAAGGYHTVALLANGQVWTWGYNSSGQLGDATTTHRYSPVLVPGLNNVIALAAGGYSTAVLKRDGTVWAFGYNPNGQLGDGTTTSRSSPTVTLMNSVVDLSSGVNHMMGLRKDAFVRACGYNATGQLGDGTTTQRPTPVQVTNLPGDGSIIVSPGGGGVLDGR; from the coding sequence ATGAAGAACTGGAACGTGTTGTGGATGTCGACCCTTGCGCTCGTGGTGGCGTGTGGTGTGCCCTCCAGCGAGGACGTGAGCGTGCCGGAAGCGACGCTGGCCACCCAGGAGTCGGCGCTGTGCGTGGGAGTGAGCTTCGACTCGCTCGAGATGGAGGGGGTGAGTTCCTTCGCGGGAGAGCTGGCGGGAGCAGGCTCCTGGGTGGTGGGCAACGGCGCCAACGCGGTGTACCTGGAGTACTCCCTGGACGGCGTGGACCACGGCTTCGATGAGCGCATCGGAGAGCAGGGGGAGTGGTTCTTCAGCGAGGCCGCGCCCGGACTCGGCTGTGGGGTGCATTCCTTCGTGGTGAAGGCCTCCCCCATGATCATCGACAGCAATGGCAACCGCGCCAAATGCGGCATCTCCCGGGAGGTGCACCGCAACTTCGTCCAGTTCTGCCCGAGCGTGAACCCGGGCGGCTACCACACGCTGGAGGTGAAGTCGGACGGCAACGTTTGGGCCTGGGGCTACAACTACTACGGCCAGTTGGGCAATGGGCAGAGGACCCAGCGTAACGCGCCGACGCGGGTGAGGGGCTTGAGCCATGTCGTCTCCGTTTCGGCCGGAGCCGAGCACTCGGCGGCGGTGACAGAGGACGGGAGCGTGTGGACGTGGGGCTCCAACTCTTACGGTCAGCTCGGAGACGGCACCACCACGATGCGCACGGTGCCTGTGCAGGTGCCGGAATTGAGCGACGTCGTCGCGGTGGCAGCCGCCGGCTCGCGGACGGTGGCGCTGAAGGCGGATGGGACCGTGTGGACCTGGGGAATCAACTCATCAGGAGAGCTCGGGAATGGGACCACCACCCACAGCTTGCTCCCCATCCAGGTGCCCAACCTCAGCGGTGTCACCAGCATCGCCGCGGGCTTGTGGCACACGCTGGCGGCGAAGAAGGACGGAAGCGCCTGGAGCTGGGGGAGCAACGCCTACGGACAGCTCGGTGACGGGACCACCCTCAACAGGTTGAGGCCCGTGCTGGTGGCGAGCCTCAGCGGCGTCCGCGCGCTCTCCGGAGGCGTCGTCCACACGGTCGCTCTGAAGTGGGACGGCACGGCGTGGAGCTGGGGCTACAACAGCGCGGGGCAGCTGGGCAACGGGACGACCACCAACAGCTCCATCCCGGTGCAGGTGGCAGGGCTCACCCAAGCCGTCGAGATTGACGCGGGCGGTTATCACACCCTGGCCAAGCGGCAGGATGGCACCTTGTATGCCTGGGGCGACAACTTCTACGGCGCGCTGGGCACCGGAAACACCACCAGCAGCTCCGTGCCGGTGCAGGTCCCGCTCACGGGGGTGCGCATGTTCGGGGCGGGCTATTACTCCTCCGTGGCCGAGCGGAAGAAGCTGATCGTGACCCAGGTGAACACCCTGTTTGCGTGGGGCTACAACACCAACGGAGAGCTGGGTGATGGGACCACCACCCAGCGCTCGTCCCCCGTGGCCGTCGTGGTCAGCGGAATCGTGAAGACCGCTGGCGGCGGTGCTCACTCGGTGGCCCTGGGGAGCGGAGGGGCGGTATGGACCTGGGGCTCCAATACCTATGGCCAGCTGGGCAACGGGACGACCACCCAGGTCGTCACGCCCACGCAGCTCCCGGGCATGAGCGGCGTCATCGACGTGGCGGCGGGGGTCAACCACACGGTGGCGCTGAGCGCGGAGGGCACCGTGGCCGCCTGGGGCTCCAATGCCTATGGCCAGCTCGGCAACGGGACGAACGCCAACCAGCTCACACCGCAGTCCGTGCTGGAGCTGGACGGCGTCACCGCCATCTCCGCGGGCTCCACGCACACGGTGGCGCTGAAGGCGGACGGCACCGTGTGGGCCTGGGGCTCCAACCTCTACGGCCAGCTCGGAGACGGGACCTTCACCCATCGCTCCTCGCCGGTGCAGGTGCCGTCCCTCGAGAATGTCGTCTCCATCGCCGCGGGCCACTTCCACACGGTGGCGGTGAAGGCGGATGGCACCCTGTGGGTCTGGGGCTACGGCCCCCTAGGGCAGTTGGGCCTCGGGACGACCACCAACCAGGCCGTGCCGGTGCAGGTCTCCGGACTCGGTCATGCCCTCGCCATCGCCGCGGGCGGCTACCACACGGTGGCGCTGCTGGCGAACGGCCAGGTGTGGACCTGGGGTTACAACTCCTCCGGCCAGCTCGGCGATGCGACGACCACCCATCGCTACTCTCCAGTGCTGGTCCCCGGCCTCAACAATGTCATCGCGCTCGCCGCGGGGGGGTACTCCACGGCGGTGTTGAAGCGGGACGGCACGGTGTGGGCCTTTGGCTACAACCCCAACGGCCAGCTCGGAGATGGGACGACGACCTCGCGCAGCTCACCGACCGTGACGCTCATGAACTCTGTCGTGGACCTCTCCTCGGGCGTCAACCACATGATGGGGCTGCGCAAGGACGCCTTTGTCCGGGCCTGCGGCTACAACGCGACCGGCCAGCTCGGCGACGGGACGACCACCCAACGCCCGACGCCAGTGCAGGTGACGAACCTCCCAGGTGACGGGAGCATCATCGTTTCCCCCGGGGGAGGTGGCGTCCTGGACGGTCGCTGA
- a CDS encoding S8 family serine peptidase, with amino-acid sequence MSRFITLSLVLASVGVLAAPPRKSGPGRLMRADNPVTGEYLVVLKEKPGRGLSSMAAKAGALARQYGARVLTTHETAFRGFLISASEEQAQALAEAPQVDYVLENGIVQPSGVQSPADWNLDRIDQETLPLDNSYLAEDATGVTVYIIDSGIRASHLEFEGRAQVEFNAVPNQTGDDVTGHGTAVAGIIGGKTHGVAKKVNLRMVKAFNEFGATEDRLVTALEWVANNAVTPAIVNLSFTASHESPVIDAAVDAVAMNPGLVVVIAAGNANIDACDCSPARLQPDAAHPFRTRIITVGAIDESHTRWVGVTNASNKGGCLDLWAPGANLRSASSTSDTDSTFFPLEGTSFAAPHVSGAAAILLANGVAPADIPARLIDDASVGQVELDFGDTSSPNRLLYKRPHATPLVNGAGVSVSDVTGGRRNFKLDIPAGRPSVTFSISGGTGDADLYIRHGQFPELHAYQCRPLRKGNNETCVVNNPAGGTWLIQLGAFSTYTTTLKGQY; translated from the coding sequence TTGAGCAGGTTTATCACCCTGAGCCTCGTCCTGGCCTCGGTGGGGGTGCTCGCCGCGCCGCCTCGGAAGTCGGGGCCGGGCCGGTTGATGCGGGCCGACAACCCCGTGACGGGCGAGTACCTGGTGGTGCTGAAGGAGAAGCCCGGGCGCGGTCTGTCGAGCATGGCGGCGAAGGCGGGCGCGCTGGCCCGGCAGTACGGTGCGCGCGTCCTCACCACCCACGAGACCGCCTTCCGTGGCTTCCTCATCTCCGCCAGCGAGGAGCAGGCCCAGGCGCTCGCCGAGGCTCCTCAGGTGGACTACGTCCTGGAGAATGGCATCGTCCAGCCCTCGGGCGTCCAGAGCCCCGCGGACTGGAACCTGGATCGGATCGACCAGGAAACCCTCCCGCTGGACAACAGCTACCTGGCCGAGGACGCGACGGGCGTCACCGTCTACATCATCGACTCGGGCATCCGGGCGTCACACCTGGAGTTCGAGGGGCGTGCCCAGGTCGAGTTCAACGCCGTCCCCAACCAGACCGGGGATGACGTCACCGGGCATGGCACCGCCGTCGCGGGAATCATCGGTGGCAAGACGCATGGCGTCGCCAAGAAGGTCAACCTTCGCATGGTGAAGGCGTTCAACGAGTTCGGGGCGACCGAGGATCGCCTGGTGACGGCGCTGGAGTGGGTGGCGAACAATGCCGTCACGCCGGCCATCGTCAACCTGAGCTTCACCGCCTCGCACGAGAGCCCGGTGATCGATGCCGCCGTGGATGCCGTCGCGATGAACCCCGGGCTCGTCGTGGTGATCGCTGCGGGCAACGCGAACATCGACGCCTGCGACTGTTCGCCGGCCCGCCTCCAGCCGGATGCGGCCCACCCCTTCCGGACGCGCATCATCACGGTGGGCGCGATCGACGAGAGCCACACGCGCTGGGTGGGCGTCACCAACGCGTCCAACAAGGGGGGGTGTCTGGACCTCTGGGCTCCGGGCGCGAACCTCCGCTCCGCGAGCTCGACCAGTGACACAGACTCGACCTTCTTCCCGCTCGAGGGGACCTCCTTCGCCGCGCCACACGTGAGCGGCGCGGCGGCCATCCTGCTGGCCAACGGCGTCGCTCCCGCCGACATCCCCGCGCGACTGATCGACGACGCGAGCGTGGGGCAGGTGGAGCTGGACTTCGGTGACACGAGCTCACCCAACCGGCTGTTGTACAAGCGCCCTCACGCCACGCCCCTCGTCAACGGCGCGGGCGTGAGCGTGTCCGACGTCACGGGCGGCCGGCGGAACTTCAAGCTGGACATCCCCGCGGGCCGACCCTCGGTGACGTTCTCCATCTCCGGGGGCACCGGGGACGCGGACCTCTACATCCGCCACGGCCAGTTCCCGGAGCTGCACGCCTACCAGTGCCGTCCGCTGCGCAAGGGCAACAACGAGACCTGCGTGGTGAACAACCCCGCGGGGGGCACCTGGCTCATCCAACTGGGAGCCTTCTCCACCTACACCACCACCTTGAAGGGTCAGTACTGA
- a CDS encoding Hint domain-containing protein, with translation MSRKIWGAMALVVVAMVLPAQVQAQPLLLGRCTVDNLSTSDAAKQRVEWARKCALNQNVGHPGAAFNTGLSSASGGTLKDYLESDLERNSAGEGSFAGSNFQVNNAAMFALYNAGPTYQALDTDGYLQWSRDSWRRKGRPLYPTFGTTPDIADGDNRQLFPHKDLANCRLYFDKESTEPAFTAFHVNGYCESACYTAEQKILFSDGDLPIREAMEALREDLITLTPDSTFDNLQLQPNLTYSYTRELRDAEHTLFVITARSGGQLRLTLEHPVITGEGRIVQAQTLKVGDALVKADGTLDPIVDIQKATFFGKVYNLAPVTTDRVSNILVAHGYLVGSVRFQNDEVGYLNRIILYRSIPADVLPQVESP, from the coding sequence ATGTCGCGAAAAATCTGGGGGGCCATGGCCCTGGTGGTGGTGGCGATGGTGTTGCCAGCACAGGTGCAGGCGCAGCCTCTCCTGCTGGGCCGATGCACCGTCGACAACCTTTCGACGAGTGACGCGGCGAAGCAGCGAGTCGAGTGGGCTCGCAAGTGCGCGCTGAACCAGAACGTCGGGCACCCGGGGGCCGCGTTCAACACCGGCCTGAGCTCCGCGAGCGGTGGGACGCTGAAGGACTATCTGGAGTCGGACCTGGAGCGGAACTCGGCGGGAGAGGGCTCGTTCGCGGGCTCGAACTTCCAGGTGAACAACGCGGCCATGTTCGCTCTCTATAACGCGGGCCCCACCTACCAGGCGTTGGACACCGACGGCTACCTGCAGTGGTCTCGCGACTCGTGGCGGAGGAAGGGACGCCCGCTCTACCCCACCTTCGGCACGACGCCCGACATCGCCGATGGGGACAACCGCCAGCTCTTCCCTCACAAGGACTTGGCGAACTGCAGGCTCTACTTCGACAAGGAGAGCACCGAGCCGGCCTTCACCGCCTTCCATGTGAACGGCTACTGCGAGTCGGCCTGCTACACCGCCGAGCAGAAGATCCTCTTTTCCGACGGCGACCTCCCCATCCGTGAGGCGATGGAGGCGCTGCGTGAGGATCTGATCACGCTGACGCCGGACTCCACGTTCGATAATCTCCAGCTCCAGCCGAACCTCACCTACAGCTACACGCGAGAGCTCCGGGACGCGGAGCACACGCTCTTTGTCATCACCGCCCGTTCTGGCGGTCAGCTCCGCCTCACCCTCGAGCACCCGGTCATCACCGGCGAGGGCCGCATCGTGCAGGCGCAGACCCTCAAGGTGGGCGACGCGCTGGTGAAGGCCGACGGCACCCTGGATCCCATCGTGGACATCCAGAAGGCCACCTTCTTCGGCAAGGTCTACAACCTCGCCCCGGTGACGACAGATCGGGTGTCCAACATCCTCGTAGCCCATGGCTACCTGGTGGGCTCCGTGCGGTTCCAGAACGACGAGGTGGGCTACCTCAACCGCATCATCCTCTACCGGAGCATTCCCGCCGACGTGCTCCCCCAGGTGGAGAGCCCATGA